Proteins found in one Plasmodium sp. gorilla clade G2 genome assembly, chromosome: 14 genomic segment:
- a CDS encoding pre-mRNA-splicing factor ISY1, putative encodes MARNVEKGKSMLNQWIKAKEIPDKREFFKIPKNIDEVENLDDALKYRIYIIKEMCKKIKEIQNHSLSDQHIRELNDQINKLIFIKNKWEARIVQLGGKDYSRESNLLISAHSSELRGSNNYKYFGAAKNLKGVKELLFKENEDKKQINSKRKKDARNFEKIVNIHYFGYCDDTNEHLEQQENKMQKKLEKMDLKTLKKYKH; translated from the exons ATGGCGAGAAATGTAGAAAAAGGAAAGTCTATGTTGAATCAATGGATTAAGGCAAAAGAAATACCTGACAAAAgagaattttttaaaatacccAAAAATATTGATGAGGTTGAAAATTTGGACGACGCCCTTaaata tcgaatatatataatcaaagAGATGTGTAAGAAGATAAAGGAAATCCAAAATCACAGTTTGAGTGATCAACATATTAGAGAATTGAATGACCAGATAAACAAactcatttttataaagaaCAAATGGGAAGCAAGAATAGTCCag ttggGAGGAAAGGATTACTCCAGGGAGTCTAACCTTTTAATAAGTGCACACT ctAGCGAATTGAGGGGAAGTAACAACTACAAATATTTCGGAGCAGCGAAAAATTTGAAGGGTGTGAAGGAACTACTATTTAAAGAGAATGAAGATAAAAAGCAAATTAattcaaaaagaaaaaaggatGCAAGGAACTTCGAAAAGATTGTTAATATTCATTACTTCGGTTATTGTGATGATACAAATGAACATCTTGAACaacaagaaaataaaatgcagaaaaaattagaaaaaatggatttaaaaacattaaaaaaatataaacactaa